A stretch of Ranitomeya variabilis isolate aRanVar5 chromosome 3, aRanVar5.hap1, whole genome shotgun sequence DNA encodes these proteins:
- the LOC143817512 gene encoding lamina-associated polypeptide 2, isoforms alpha/zeta-like, giving the protein MSNMRAIIREEVQASVSGLMTPQPSQPDKKRMRDSDSSSEGALSDSELENEEFKDPPGRGKKYLFSSADTDELLGAVRHTMQIEEPPASCSIQDEMFGGLRAQTSKVFPVNAHIRGMILEEWEEAEKRLIIPKDFKLRLPFDPAEVKDWEDVPKIDIPLARVSKRTAIPFEDSSNLKEAMDRKADSLLKRAWESSAAVMRANIAATSVARSMHLWVDDLADQLSSKTPRETILKSLPLLKMGTDFLADASAETVRFTARNQSLSNAARRAIWLKNWSGDVHSKNKLCAIPFSGGRVFGPVLDDILEKASDDKKGFPEDKRRKFQPFRRPRFNQKSDYRGKGKQGRWSYPKGGESRTKNKESTFSGSTPSYHRK; this is encoded by the exons atgtctaacatgcgGGCTATTATCAGGGAGGAGGTACAGGCGTCAGTCTCTGGCTTAATGACTCCTCAACCATCACAACCAGATAAGAAGAGAATGAGGGATTCGGACTCTTCGTCTGAGGGGGCCTTGTCCGATTCAGAGCTGGAGAACGAGGAGTTTAAAGACCCTCCCGGCAG GGggaaaaaatacttattttcctctgcgGACACGGACGAGCTCCTGGGCGCAGTAAGGCACACCATGCAAATTGAAGAGCCGCCAGCCTCTTGTTCAATccaagatgaaatgtttggcggattacgagcccagacctcaaaagtcttccccgtcaacgcTCATATTCGTGGAATGATTCTGGAGGAATGGGAGGAGGCGGAAAAACGCCTAATCATTCCTAAAGACTTTAAGCTACGCCTCCCTTTTGATCCAGCGGAGGTCAAAGACTGGGAGGATGTCCCTAAAATAGACATTCCCTTAGCCAGAGTCTCCAAAAGAACTGCAATACCCTTTGAGGACTCATCTAACCTAAAGGAGGCTATGGATAGGAAGGCAGACAGTCTCCTAAAACGAGCCTGGGAGAGCTCAGCAGCTGTAATGCGTGCGAACATAGCAGCAACTTCAGTAGCACGGTCTATGCACCTATGGGTGGACGACCTAGCGGACCAGCTTTCCTCTAAAACCCCTAGAGAAACAATATTAAAATCCCTTCCCCTCCTTAAAATGGGTACAGATTTCTTAGCAGATGCGTCGGCAGAAACAGTAAGGTTTACGGCCAGGAATCAATCCTTATCaaacgcggccagaagagccatctggctcAAGAACTGGTCCGGGGACGTAcattccaaaaataagctctgcgcCATACCATTTTCAGGAGGAAGAGTTTTCGGTCCGGTActagatgacatcttagaaaaagcgtcagatgataaaaaggggttcccagaggacaagcgCAGAaaatttcagccctttcggagaccaCGTTTTAATCAAAAAAGTGATTATAGGGGGAAAGGGAAACAAGGCAGGTGGAGCTACCCAAAGGGTGGAGAATCTAGAACCAAAAATAAGGAATCCACCTTTTCAGGTTCAACACCGagctaccatagaaaatga